The proteins below come from a single Priestia megaterium NBRC 15308 = ATCC 14581 genomic window:
- a CDS encoding GNAT family N-acetyltransferase: protein MYIRDYKRTDEIGWVRCRVLAFLDTAYFDNVLTRKEQYENLAVELVAIENNQVVGLIDIECEMQAGTICSKKGNNLGGMVWHIAVHPDFRRKGIAYQLLCEAENRVRKLGITFLEAWTRDDDWVNNWYLKNSFEAKTSYFHVFLESSKEIRKAINSSVQDLHPVQAFAHYTGTEKEKLMSEYKRIHECICYQKELLK from the coding sequence TTGTATATAAGAGATTATAAGAGGACAGATGAAATTGGTTGGGTCCGATGTAGAGTGTTAGCTTTCTTAGATACTGCATATTTTGATAACGTTCTTACAAGGAAGGAACAATATGAAAATTTGGCAGTTGAACTAGTAGCTATAGAAAATAATCAGGTGGTAGGGCTTATCGATATTGAGTGTGAAATGCAGGCAGGAACAATTTGTTCTAAAAAAGGGAACAATCTTGGAGGTATGGTTTGGCATATAGCTGTTCATCCTGACTTTCGTCGTAAAGGAATTGCCTATCAATTACTTTGTGAAGCAGAGAATCGAGTTAGAAAACTAGGTATTACTTTTCTCGAAGCATGGACTCGTGATGATGATTGGGTAAACAATTGGTATCTAAAAAACAGTTTTGAAGCTAAGACCTCTTATTTTCATGTATTCCTTGAAAGCTCTAAGGAAATACGGAAAGCGATTAATAGCTCAGTGCAAGATTTACACCCAGTTCAAGCATTTGCCCATTATACAGGCACCGAAAAGGAAAAACTTATGAGTGAATATAAAAGAATCCATGAATGCATTTGTTATCAAAAAGAATTACTTAAATAA
- a CDS encoding macrolide family glycosyltransferase, whose amino-acid sequence MGKVLFFNFPGEGHVNPTIALVEELVKQGEEVVYYCVEEYKGKIEKTGALFRPYENFLDPSHTTKRVEKKIDPLETLLHMGRSMDKVIENILNEIKGEKYDYVIYDNNFAAGWIIADILKLPKISSCTTFAINDKIFSTLMNIRGEMDKNSPKHQEIEEITTKWRDQYGVILTNNKNLMTCPGDLTLVYTSTLYQPDAEKFDESFVFVGPSIAKRHDTESIRLETNRDKKLIFISMGTVFNHQPELYTACFEAFRDSPYTVVLAVGRQTDLEQFNNAPSNFIVQPYVNQLEILKQADIFITHGGMNSSSEGLYFGVPLLVIPVMGDQPIVAKRIEELGAGLQLNRHELDALTLRNTTEQVLLNPSIKENSKRVGKSLREAGGYKRAVEAILKFKEDMNKRKPS is encoded by the coding sequence ATGGGAAAAGTTCTATTTTTTAATTTTCCTGGAGAAGGTCATGTTAACCCTACAATTGCACTAGTAGAAGAGTTAGTAAAGCAAGGGGAAGAAGTAGTTTATTACTGTGTAGAAGAATATAAAGGCAAAATAGAAAAAACAGGTGCTTTATTTCGCCCCTATGAAAATTTCCTAGATCCTTCCCATACAACCAAAAGGGTGGAGAAGAAAATAGATCCTCTTGAAACGTTGTTACATATGGGAAGGTCCATGGACAAGGTGATAGAGAATATTTTAAATGAAATAAAGGGTGAGAAATATGACTACGTAATTTATGATAATAACTTTGCTGCAGGATGGATTATTGCAGACATTTTAAAGCTCCCTAAAATTTCTTCTTGTACGACATTTGCTATTAATGACAAGATTTTTTCTACCCTTATGAACATCAGAGGAGAAATGGATAAAAACTCCCCCAAACATCAAGAGATTGAAGAGATTACAACAAAATGGAGGGACCAATATGGTGTGATTCTTACTAATAATAAGAATCTGATGACATGTCCCGGCGATCTCACCCTTGTATATACCTCAACGCTCTACCAACCTGATGCTGAAAAATTTGATGAATCCTTTGTTTTTGTTGGTCCATCTATTGCAAAACGTCATGATACAGAAAGCATTCGTTTGGAGACAAATCGGGATAAGAAACTCATTTTTATCTCCATGGGAACGGTATTTAACCACCAGCCCGAGTTATATACAGCATGTTTTGAAGCATTTAGGGATAGTCCATATACTGTGGTGTTAGCAGTAGGAAGGCAGACAGATCTTGAACAATTTAATAATGCTCCTTCTAATTTTATAGTTCAGCCTTATGTAAACCAATTAGAAATTTTAAAACAAGCAGATATATTCATTACCCATGGGGGGATGAACAGTTCCAGTGAAGGGCTTTATTTTGGTGTTCCTCTTCTCGTGATTCCTGTTATGGGCGATCAGCCGATAGTGGCTAAACGAATTGAAGAATTAGGAGCTGGGTTACAACTCAATCGCCATGAACTAGATGCTCTTACATTACGAAATACGACCGAACAAGTACTATTAAACCCTTCGATTAAAGAGAATAGTAAAAGAGTTGGAAAGTCTTTACGAGAAGCCGGTGGATATAAACGGGCAGTGGAGGCTATTTTAAAATTTAAAGAGGACATGAATAAACGTAAGCCTAGTTGA
- a CDS encoding cytidine deaminase, with amino-acid sequence MGIEEELYTEAINFIQKRYPTGWGGAAAMRLESGQILISVAPKVINASTELCMETGAICEAHKLGQKITHSICVTRDDTNSNFKVLTPCGVCQERLFYWGPEVKAGIYSAENELIFKTLKEIQPYHWYEAYQNH; translated from the coding sequence ATGGGGATTGAGGAAGAATTATACACAGAAGCGATAAATTTCATTCAGAAACGTTATCCTACTGGGTGGGGAGGAGCAGCAGCAATGAGGCTTGAAAGTGGACAAATACTCATTAGTGTTGCTCCTAAAGTAATTAACGCGTCAACAGAGTTATGTATGGAAACAGGTGCAATTTGTGAAGCTCATAAGCTCGGTCAAAAGATTACTCATAGTATTTGCGTGACTAGAGACGATACAAATTCTAATTTCAAAGTTTTGACGCCTTGTGGTGTATGCCAAGAGCGCCTTTTCTATTGGGGACCAGAGGTTAAAGCTGGTATATATTCTGCTGAAAATGAGTTAATCTTTAAAACCTTAAAAGAAATCCAACCATATCATTGGTATGAAGCGTATCAAAATCATTAA
- a CDS encoding formamidase yields MGSIGSMVKPTNGFLTALVQYPVPIVDSRADIDKQIKEIVRTVHSTKAGYPGVELIVFPEYSTQGLNTKKWTTEEFLCTVPGPETDLFARACQEAEVYGVFSIMEKDPDGGDPYNTAIIIDPQGEIILKYRKLNPWVPVEPWQAGNLGLPVCDGPGGSKLAVCICHDGMFPEIAREAAYKGANVLIRISGYSTQVNDQWILTNRSNAWQNLMYTLSVNLAGYDGVFYYFGEGQVCNFDGTTLVQGHRNPYEIVTAEVYPELADQARIGWGLENNIYNLGARGYVSTPGGVKENPYTFIKDLAEGNYKLPWEDKIKIKDGSIYGYPVKNTVRS; encoded by the coding sequence ATGGGTAGCATTGGAAGTATGGTAAAACCAACAAATGGATTTTTAACTGCTTTAGTCCAGTATCCAGTACCAATAGTTGATTCAAGAGCTGATATTGATAAACAAATCAAAGAGATTGTTAGAACAGTCCATTCAACAAAAGCTGGCTATCCTGGAGTAGAGTTAATTGTTTTCCCTGAATACAGCACTCAGGGTTTGAATACAAAAAAATGGACAACAGAGGAATTCTTATGTACCGTACCTGGACCAGAAACGGATCTATTTGCTCGTGCTTGCCAAGAAGCAGAAGTATATGGTGTCTTTTCTATTATGGAAAAAGATCCTGATGGTGGAGACCCATACAATACAGCAATTATTATTGATCCTCAAGGAGAAATCATATTAAAATATCGTAAATTAAACCCCTGGGTACCAGTTGAACCATGGCAAGCAGGTAATTTAGGCTTACCTGTTTGTGACGGGCCGGGTGGTAGTAAATTAGCAGTTTGTATCTGTCATGATGGCATGTTTCCTGAAATCGCTCGTGAGGCTGCATATAAAGGCGCGAATGTATTAATCCGTATTTCAGGATATAGTACACAAGTCAATGATCAATGGATTTTGACTAACCGTTCGAATGCATGGCAGAATCTAATGTACACTTTGTCTGTAAATTTAGCAGGTTATGATGGAGTCTTTTATTATTTTGGTGAAGGCCAAGTATGTAACTTTGACGGAACTACTTTAGTCCAAGGTCACAGAAATCCTTATGAAATTGTTACCGCAGAGGTTTACCCAGAACTAGCTGACCAAGCTAGGATAGGATGGGGACTTGAAAATAACATTTATAATTTAGGAGCTAGAGGTTATGTATCTACTCCTGGGGGAGTAAAAGAGAATCCATATACATTCATTAAAGATTTAGCTGAAGGAAATTACAAGCTTCCTTGGGAAGACAAAATTAAAATTAAAGATGGATCAATTTATGGATATCCAGTAAAAAATACAGTGCGTTCGTAA
- a CDS encoding ArsR/SmtB family transcription factor, whose product MKIMNLNSMRETYSTQMKYSILFEMGLGIAAYTYYDFHHTLEKPTGYWEDIKNELSSTVQKELNYTHKYNTWFALLQLLHSNHFDSLQTFIEFLYQLPESKVRRYCLPYIGSRHEETRRKASHKEEEAIASLMNSCKHHKFFPAYIEYISMVDIDVLKKHLKIISEGWYKTVIEPNYTEFTAMLERDVQQKRALYSTYTSEEFVKHVTGIDYQPEPSIHQVLLIPQYVYRPWNVETTLPGVKVFYYPISDENVHEIEDPYSPPSALLHGYKALGDETRLKIIKLLTEKDYSLQELTKKLTIPKSTVHHHLALLRAAWIVKVHKSRYYIQIENLNSLQEKLQRFLERK is encoded by the coding sequence ATGAAAATAATGAATTTAAATTCTATGAGAGAAACGTATTCGACACAAATGAAATATTCGATTTTATTTGAAATGGGATTAGGTATCGCTGCTTATACATATTATGATTTTCATCATACGTTAGAAAAACCCACTGGTTATTGGGAGGATATTAAAAACGAGTTATCTTCTACAGTCCAGAAAGAGTTGAACTACACACATAAATACAATACGTGGTTTGCTTTGCTGCAACTTCTCCATTCTAATCATTTTGATTCACTTCAGACCTTCATTGAATTTCTTTATCAACTCCCTGAAAGTAAAGTGCGAAGATATTGTTTACCTTACATTGGTTCTCGACATGAAGAAACTCGAAGAAAAGCTTCTCATAAGGAGGAAGAAGCAATTGCTTCTTTAATGAACAGCTGCAAACACCATAAGTTTTTTCCAGCCTATATTGAATACATTTCAATGGTTGACATTGATGTATTAAAAAAACACTTAAAAATTATATCTGAAGGTTGGTATAAGACCGTTATAGAACCCAACTATACAGAGTTTACAGCCATGTTAGAACGAGATGTTCAACAAAAACGTGCCCTTTATTCAACTTATACATCAGAAGAATTTGTGAAGCATGTGACAGGCATTGATTATCAACCGGAACCATCCATCCATCAAGTTTTACTGATTCCTCAATATGTCTATCGTCCTTGGAACGTAGAAACTACTTTACCAGGAGTTAAAGTCTTTTATTATCCCATTTCTGATGAGAATGTTCATGAAATAGAAGATCCATATTCTCCACCATCTGCTTTACTTCATGGATATAAGGCTCTTGGAGACGAAACTAGATTAAAGATTATTAAGTTACTGACTGAAAAAGATTATTCTCTTCAAGAATTAACGAAAAAGCTTACGATTCCCAAGTCCACTGTTCATCATCATTTGGCTTTACTTCGAGCTGCTTGGATTGTGAAAGTACACAAGTCTCGGTATTATATTCAAATTGAGAATCTCAATTCTCTCCAAGAAAAACTACAACGTTTTTTGGAAAGGAAATAA
- a CDS encoding serine hydrolase, giving the protein MQKIKSSLTGRLRDYTKEMMKDLNVPGASVAIIKDGKIILSEGFGYRDIENKKPVTPNTLFAIGSSTKAFGTLSLSLLAQQQKFNWDKSIQTYIPTFSLHDPLVSSQTTARDLASHRSGVSRHELLWYGSSLTRKDIVEKIQYLELDAPFRTSFLYNNLMYAAISYMVEEITNQTWEQYVTEHILQPLHMEDTNFSVTTSQEKDDHAFPYIEKNEDIVKVPFRNIDTVGAAGCINSNIEDMAKWVLFHLNQGKVGEHELITPNMLQQMYQPHIPIPDEPLLSTSETTLNCYGLGWFISAYRGHKVIHHGGNIDGFSALVSFIPEENMGLVILTNTGTTLLPSYLANQIYDELLELDAIDWHKRAVEDTAKFKEMMKELDKPLPQVKETTFTHAVEEYTGIFEHPAYGKIEVYKQNDTLYLKWESVDIEMKHHHYNMYTTKWNLSHTEMNVLIAYEMDVEGKLSQLKLNLPPMLSTKPIVFSRNVDRNS; this is encoded by the coding sequence ATGCAAAAAATAAAATCCTCTCTTACAGGTCGCCTACGTGATTATACAAAGGAAATGATGAAAGATTTAAATGTGCCAGGGGCATCAGTCGCAATCATAAAAGATGGAAAAATTATTCTTTCTGAAGGATTTGGGTATCGCGACATTGAAAATAAAAAACCTGTTACACCAAATACACTGTTTGCAATTGGTTCATCTACAAAAGCTTTTGGTACACTTTCTCTAAGTTTACTTGCCCAGCAACAAAAGTTTAATTGGGATAAATCCATTCAGACTTATATTCCTACTTTTTCACTCCATGATCCTCTAGTAAGCTCACAAACTACAGCTCGTGATTTAGCCTCTCATCGTTCTGGTGTTAGTCGTCATGAACTGCTATGGTATGGATCTTCATTAACACGAAAAGACATCGTGGAAAAAATTCAATATTTGGAGCTAGATGCACCATTTCGTACAAGCTTTTTATATAATAATTTAATGTATGCAGCCATTAGCTATATGGTAGAAGAAATTACAAATCAGACATGGGAACAGTATGTAACCGAACATATTCTGCAACCTCTTCATATGGAAGATACAAATTTCTCGGTTACTACTTCACAAGAAAAAGATGATCACGCATTTCCATACATTGAAAAAAACGAAGATATAGTCAAAGTCCCATTTCGTAACATCGATACAGTTGGCGCTGCGGGATGCATAAATTCAAATATAGAAGATATGGCCAAATGGGTGCTGTTCCATTTAAATCAGGGGAAAGTGGGCGAACATGAGCTTATTACACCGAATATGTTACAGCAGATGTATCAACCGCATATCCCAATTCCGGATGAACCACTTTTATCTACATCAGAAACAACACTAAATTGTTATGGACTTGGCTGGTTTATTAGTGCATATCGCGGTCATAAAGTAATCCATCACGGTGGGAATATTGACGGATTTTCAGCACTCGTATCTTTTATACCAGAGGAAAATATGGGGCTTGTTATATTAACAAACACTGGAACAACGTTATTACCATCTTACCTTGCGAATCAAATTTATGATGAGCTTCTAGAGCTAGATGCAATTGACTGGCATAAAAGAGCTGTAGAAGATACAGCTAAATTTAAAGAAATGATGAAAGAATTAGATAAGCCTCTTCCACAAGTAAAAGAGACAACCTTTACACATGCAGTAGAAGAGTATACAGGGATATTTGAGCATCCTGCATATGGAAAAATTGAAGTGTATAAACAAAATGATACGTTATATTTAAAGTGGGAATCAGTTGATATAGAGATGAAACATCATCATTACAATATGTACACAACGAAGTGGAATCTTTCTCATACAGAAATGAATGTATTAATTGCCTATGAGATGGACGTAGAAGGAAAATTATCGCAGTTAAAATTAAATTTACCACCCATGTTGAGTACAAAACCGATTGTGTTTAGTAGAAATGTAGATAGAAATTCATAA
- a CDS encoding GNAT family N-acetyltransferase — MMNSLFSQNIKLENSRVSIVPFEEQYREGLKDIIFDESIWSYMGMVVETDQDLKNYINSTLLERNEGKSYPFIIIDKKTNCVAGSTRLGNINFHNKRLEIGWTWYGKEFQGTGLNHACKYELLKYIFEEMKFNRVQLSADIDNIRSQKAILKLGAKQEGIFRNNYIDQNGNKRDDVYFSIISDEWINVKEKNFVDFNFYR, encoded by the coding sequence ATGATGAATTCTTTATTTAGCCAAAATATTAAATTAGAAAATTCTAGAGTCTCAATAGTTCCTTTTGAAGAACAATATAGAGAGGGCCTAAAAGATATTATCTTTGATGAATCAATTTGGAGTTATATGGGTATGGTCGTTGAGACAGATCAAGACTTAAAAAATTATATAAATTCAACTTTATTGGAAAGAAATGAAGGTAAATCTTATCCTTTTATCATTATAGATAAAAAAACTAATTGTGTGGCAGGAAGCACAAGACTAGGAAACATAAATTTTCACAATAAAAGATTAGAAATTGGATGGACTTGGTATGGTAAGGAGTTCCAAGGAACTGGTTTAAATCATGCTTGTAAATATGAACTTTTAAAATACATCTTTGAAGAAATGAAGTTTAATAGAGTCCAATTAAGTGCAGACATAGATAACATTCGTTCACAAAAAGCGATTTTAAAACTAGGTGCAAAACAGGAAGGTATTTTTAGAAATAATTACATAGATCAAAATGGAAATAAGCGTGATGATGTTTACTTTAGCATTATTTCTGATGAATGGATAAATGTAAAAGAAAAAAACTTTGTAGATTTTAATTTCTACCGATAA
- a CDS encoding carboxymuconolactone decarboxylase family protein: MTNISLSSNGSTPFQQLLGHNANIMNAWNNLGEILGEDNSLSATLKEQVRRTLAQKNGCEYCKAKGKPNPDLFDEKTSLAVGFAEVFLKQRGEINESFFQVLKETLTDREISELCAFISFTTASQYFGAMLSLKPTTE; the protein is encoded by the coding sequence ATGACAAATATTTCTTTATCTAGCAATGGAAGCACGCCTTTTCAGCAGCTATTAGGCCATAACGCAAATATAATGAATGCTTGGAACAATTTAGGAGAAATTTTGGGAGAGGATAACAGCTTATCAGCTACTCTGAAAGAGCAAGTTAGAAGAACATTAGCTCAAAAAAATGGATGCGAATATTGTAAAGCAAAAGGAAAGCCTAACCCAGATTTATTTGATGAAAAAACGTCTCTTGCGGTAGGTTTTGCAGAAGTTTTTTTAAAACAAAGAGGGGAAATAAATGAATCTTTTTTTCAAGTGTTGAAGGAAACTCTCACGGATCGTGAAATTAGTGAGTTGTGTGCATTTATCAGCTTTACTACAGCTTCACAATACTTTGGAGCCATGTTATCTTTGAAGCCAACTACGGAGTAA
- a CDS encoding IS3 family transposase (programmed frameshift) — protein sequence MGTRVSYPVEVKLKAIEMRLAGVPVKEVLSQLNIRNHTQLKTWMTWYKNGEMHRFEQPVGKQYSYGKGPEFDSETSKLKAENRQLKQQIENLKKVQGIGKEVVPEIVVNVVEELKGQVPIYQICLHLDIPRSTYYRWKHHKQRATLKKWMEQQVGEQCHKHKFRYGYRKITALLNRTMKINHKFVQRTMQKYGWQCRVKRKKRQRTGQPYQVAENVLNREFRADRPLQKLVTDITYLPFGPKQLYLSSIQDLFNGEIIAYSIGDCQNVAFVLDTLSQLPSLPEGCTLHSDQGSVYTSYAYQQKIKERGITMSMSRKGTPADNASIESFHSSLKSETFYLDELTYTTTTIVEQTVKNYITYYNNARIQTKLNNQSPVQYRQLVV from the exons ATGGGGACAAGAGTCAGTTATCCGGTAGAAGTAAAGTTAAAAGCCATTGAAATGAGATTAGCTGGTGTACCTGTAAAAGAAGTATTATCACAACTGAATATTCGTAATCATACCCAATTAAAAACGTGGATGACATGGTATAAAAATGGGGAAATGCATCGATTCGAACAGCCTGTAGGCAAGCAATATTCGTATGGGAAAGGTCCAGAATTTGATAGCGAGACGTCTAAATTGAAGGCAGAGAACCGGCAGTTAAAGCAACAGATTGAGA ATCTTAAAAAAGTACAAGGAATTGGAAAGGAAGTGGTACCAGAAATTGTAGTGAATGTGGTGGAAGAATTGAAAGGTCAGGTACCTATTTATCAAATTTGTTTACATCTTGATATCCCTCGATCTACTTACTATCGTTGGAAGCACCATAAACAACGGGCTACATTAAAAAAATGGATGGAACAACAAGTGGGTGAACAATGTCATAAACACAAGTTTCGATATGGCTATCGAAAGATTACAGCATTACTCAATCGAACGATGAAGATTAATCATAAGTTTGTGCAGCGTACCATGCAGAAGTATGGTTGGCAATGTCGTGTAAAACGGAAGAAACGTCAGCGAACAGGGCAACCTTATCAGGTTGCAGAGAATGTATTAAATCGTGAATTTCGAGCTGATCGTCCACTTCAAAAACTAGTTACGGATATTACCTACTTGCCTTTTGGACCTAAACAGTTGTATCTTTCAAGTATTCAAGATTTATTTAACGGAGAAATCATTGCGTATTCCATTGGTGATTGTCAAAACGTAGCGTTTGTTTTAGATACGTTAAGCCAACTTCCTTCTTTGCCTGAAGGATGTACGTTGCATAGCGATCAAGGTTCTGTGTACACATCGTATGCTTATCAACAAAAAATCAAAGAAAGAGGCATTACCATGAGTATGTCCCGCAAAGGGACTCCCGCAGATAATGCCTCTATCGAATCGTTTCATTCCTCGCTAAAGTCTGAAACGTTCTACCTTGACGAGTTGACATACACTACGACCACCATCGTAGAGCAAACCGTCAAAAACTATATTACTTACTATAACAATGCCCGTATTCAAACAAAACTAAAC
- a CDS encoding FusB/FusC family EF-G-binding protein, with translation MEPFIKSYQFNFIEMQAQTLVNGHASVNDEAVLKALRYSSQDKILNLFPDIDKQQMDLLNPFIEIKEKLDAERFLLILRPYVIPFKEVTEKTVKKLFPKVKKLKVPDFDHIDLKKVSYLSWNDKGSGKRYIIAEYKDKLIGLQGTFKNSNQKGICTFCNGISEVGMFMTEVKGDIKGTYIKRGNYICQDSESCNHNLTEKDKLDTFIEYILK, from the coding sequence GTGGAACCATTTATTAAAAGTTATCAATTTAATTTCATCGAAATGCAAGCTCAAACCTTGGTTAATGGACATGCTTCAGTTAACGATGAAGCAGTTCTTAAGGCACTAAGGTATAGTTCACAAGACAAAATCCTGAATTTATTTCCAGATATTGATAAGCAACAAATGGATTTATTAAATCCCTTTATTGAAATAAAGGAGAAGCTCGACGCGGAGCGTTTTTTGTTAATATTAAGACCTTATGTTATTCCATTTAAAGAAGTAACAGAAAAAACGGTTAAAAAATTATTTCCTAAAGTTAAAAAATTAAAAGTTCCAGACTTTGATCATATAGATCTTAAAAAAGTCTCATATTTGTCTTGGAACGATAAAGGATCTGGTAAGAGATATATCATTGCAGAGTACAAAGATAAATTAATTGGTCTACAAGGGACGTTTAAGAATAGTAACCAAAAAGGGATTTGTACTTTTTGTAATGGTATCTCAGAGGTAGGTATGTTTATGACTGAAGTTAAGGGAGATATAAAGGGGACGTATATAAAAAGAGGCAATTACATTTGTCAAGACAGTGAAAGTTGCAATCACAATTTAACTGAAAAAGATAAATTAGATACTTTCATTGAATATATTCTTAAATGA
- a CDS encoding alpha/beta fold hydrolase, translated as MNNLELDYQGNTYSQSYDKSLELWPIKFSTRFIKTSQGITHVIDNGNELNPPIILLHGARMSSTMWYLNIADWSKDYRVVCIDILGDKNKSILEKEFTDRFSYALWLKEVLDELHISKTHIVGLSYGALHTVNFLSFFPEMVNKSVIMSPAATYLPFSPTFYSYAFELVHKKEGVERFLKWIFNNRYTVHPFIKAQLIAGIEKVSSVKKNQKEEGFPYIFRDEELIKIDNPFLLLLGKNEVMYDSNEAFYRARNSSPNLTVEMVEGVGHLMSMEKPKYINRKVLDFFSK; from the coding sequence ATGAATAATTTAGAACTAGACTATCAAGGAAATACTTATAGTCAGTCATATGATAAGAGCCTAGAATTATGGCCAATTAAATTTTCTACTCGCTTCATAAAAACCTCTCAAGGCATAACACATGTTATTGATAATGGAAATGAGTTAAATCCACCTATAATATTACTACATGGAGCAAGAATGAGCTCCACTATGTGGTATTTAAATATTGCGGACTGGAGCAAAGATTATAGAGTGGTTTGTATTGATATTTTAGGAGACAAAAATAAAAGTATTTTAGAGAAAGAATTTACAGATCGTTTTAGCTATGCCTTATGGTTAAAGGAAGTATTGGATGAATTGCATATTAGCAAAACACATATTGTAGGATTGTCATATGGTGCTTTACATACTGTCAACTTTCTCTCTTTTTTCCCTGAGATGGTTAATAAAAGTGTAATCATGAGTCCTGCGGCAACCTATCTTCCATTCAGTCCTACTTTTTATTCATATGCTTTTGAATTGGTACATAAAAAAGAAGGCGTAGAAAGGTTTCTAAAGTGGATTTTTAATAATCGTTATACAGTTCATCCATTTATAAAGGCGCAATTAATAGCAGGAATAGAGAAGGTTAGTTCTGTAAAGAAGAATCAGAAAGAGGAAGGATTTCCATATATTTTTAGAGATGAAGAGTTAATTAAAATAGATAATCCCTTCTTGCTATTACTAGGAAAAAATGAGGTAATGTACGATTCAAATGAGGCCTTTTATCGTGCAAGAAATTCTTCTCCCAATTTAACCGTGGAGATGGTGGAAGGTGTTGGACATTTAATGTCGATGGAAAAGCCTAAGTATATCAACAGAAAAGTATTAGATTTCTTTAGTAAATAG
- a CDS encoding MFS transporter: MKKPSHVLANRSFLYLWIGESISELGGAIGALCNSLWLYELTGSKSVMGTLWLTYFIPSLLVQLFIGPMIDRVSRKHVMLSSQVIRSMVFFSPVILMFSGHMEVWSLFVIQAILGILQPLYVPAASALLPTIAAENQLTQMNAWMDGTVRTMSFLAPTIGGIVAAYLGTSSTYIVVGMLFLLSAISLFYLKEPMLKQQEQKIPWLKQVLVGYRYFFKQKQLIWLGFFTSLVQFSVGVTMVINVPYVLEELKGTSFTYGVFIGGFPLGYVVGSFLVGKWESKGVRRYIMLSGLLMGGISFLLLGFVEFIPLAILCEFLGGVCFPFFNVHQTTFYQKTIPTQLMGQIFSVRLFLIRVTMPLGVLFAGQVVEISGIRLLYMIIGSLIIIPALFALTLPFFSFLNEEKKEFSNM; the protein is encoded by the coding sequence GTGAAGAAACCTTCACATGTTCTTGCTAACCGTTCCTTTTTATATTTATGGATAGGTGAAAGCATCTCTGAACTTGGAGGTGCGATAGGTGCCTTGTGTAACTCTTTATGGCTATATGAGCTAACTGGATCAAAATCAGTAATGGGAACACTATGGCTAACCTATTTCATTCCATCTTTACTCGTTCAACTCTTTATAGGGCCTATGATTGATCGAGTAAGTCGAAAACACGTTATGTTAAGCTCCCAAGTTATACGTAGTATGGTGTTCTTTTCACCTGTAATTTTAATGTTTTCCGGTCACATGGAGGTATGGAGCTTATTTGTGATTCAAGCGATTCTTGGAATCTTGCAACCTCTCTATGTTCCTGCTGCCTCAGCTTTGCTACCTACAATTGCGGCAGAAAATCAATTAACACAAATGAATGCCTGGATGGATGGAACGGTACGAACAATGAGTTTTTTAGCACCAACAATAGGAGGCATTGTAGCAGCTTATTTAGGAACCTCATCTACTTATATAGTCGTTGGGATGCTTTTTCTACTTAGTGCCATTAGCTTATTTTATTTAAAAGAACCTATGTTAAAACAGCAAGAACAAAAGATTCCTTGGTTAAAGCAAGTACTAGTTGGTTATCGTTATTTTTTTAAGCAAAAACAACTGATATGGTTAGGCTTTTTTACTTCTCTTGTTCAATTTAGTGTGGGGGTAACCATGGTTATTAATGTTCCTTATGTTTTAGAAGAACTGAAAGGAACTTCGTTTACGTATGGGGTGTTTATAGGAGGTTTTCCATTAGGGTACGTAGTGGGTTCTTTCTTAGTCGGTAAATGGGAAAGTAAAGGAGTACGAAGGTATATAATGCTATCAGGTCTATTGATGGGAGGGATATCTTTTCTTCTGTTGGGATTTGTTGAATTTATACCTCTTGCTATTTTATGTGAGTTTCTTGGAGGTGTGTGTTTTCCATTTTTTAATGTTCATCAAACTACTTTTTATCAGAAAACCATTCCTACTCAGTTAATGGGACAAATTTTCTCTGTCCGACTTTTTTTAATACGAGTAACCATGCCACTAGGCGTTTTATTTGCTGGTCAGGTAGTTGAGATATCTGGAATTCGGCTCTTATATATGATAATTGGAAGTTTAATTATCATTCCTGCTTTATTTGCTCTTACTTTACCTTTCTTTTCATTTCTCAATGAGGAAAAGAAGGAATTCTCTAACATGTAA